From a single Limibacillus halophilus genomic region:
- a CDS encoding HNH endonuclease — translation MHVDRFQTLVLNADFRPLSYFPLSLWGWQDAVKAVFLDRVNIIAEYEHEIHSPSIKMRLPSVISLREYVKMDRRPAFTRFNVFLRDGFTCQYCGDRYHAEWLTFDHVMPRSRGGRTTWENVVAACQSCNLVKSNRTPEECAMPVLRPARVPTAYELQKNGRRFPPNFLHESWNDYLYWDSELED, via the coding sequence ATGCACGTCGATCGCTTTCAAACGCTGGTGCTGAATGCGGATTTCAGGCCGCTGAGCTATTTTCCACTGTCTCTTTGGGGTTGGCAGGATGCGGTCAAGGCGGTTTTTCTCGACCGCGTGAACATCATCGCCGAGTACGAGCACGAGATTCATTCTCCCAGTATCAAGATGCGTCTGCCGAGTGTGATCTCACTACGCGAGTACGTGAAGATGGATCGCCGTCCGGCCTTCACCCGCTTCAATGTGTTTCTGCGAGACGGTTTTACCTGCCAGTACTGCGGTGACCGGTATCATGCCGAGTGGCTGACGTTCGATCATGTGATGCCACGCTCACGCGGCGGCCGGACGACCTGGGAGAACGTTGTTGCCGCCTGCCAAAGCTGTAACCTCGTAAAGAGCAACCGGACGCCTGAGGAATGCGCCATGCCGGTCCTGCGACCGGCCCGTGTGCCTACTGCCTATGAGTTACAAAAGAATGGGCGGAGGTTTCCGCCTAATTTTTTGCATGAAAGCTGGAATGACTACCTGTATTGGGACAGCGAACTGGAAGACTGA
- a CDS encoding alpha/beta hydrolase, translating to MALKELDGPRAEPASGGPAKSLVIFLHGLGADGNDLIGLAPLLSQVLPDTAFVSPNAPDPCDMAPSGYQWFSLQDRSSGQVLSGVQAAAPQLEAFIAREAEHYGLSLGSVALVGFSQGTMMSLYVAPRLAETVAGVVGYSGALVAPERLPQEIKVRPPILLIHGDADPVVPSAALTAATQALLSMQFKVMSDLRPGLGHSIDEEGLSLGAAFLRQVLVEGGLPEKT from the coding sequence ATGGCGTTAAAGGAACTGGATGGACCGCGTGCGGAACCGGCTTCGGGAGGGCCGGCGAAATCCCTGGTGATTTTCCTGCATGGCTTGGGTGCGGACGGCAATGACCTGATAGGCTTGGCTCCGTTGCTCAGTCAGGTGCTGCCAGATACGGCCTTCGTTTCGCCCAATGCGCCAGATCCATGCGATATGGCGCCGAGCGGTTACCAATGGTTCAGCCTTCAGGACAGATCGTCGGGTCAGGTTCTCTCCGGCGTTCAGGCGGCGGCACCTCAGTTGGAGGCCTTCATCGCGCGTGAAGCCGAGCACTACGGTCTTTCGCTTGGCTCTGTGGCTCTGGTCGGGTTCAGCCAGGGCACGATGATGAGCCTTTATGTTGCGCCGCGTCTTGCCGAGACCGTGGCCGGGGTCGTTGGCTACTCAGGAGCGCTGGTGGCGCCGGAACGTTTGCCGCAGGAGATCAAAGTTCGGCCGCCGATCCTGTTGATACATGGTGACGCCGATCCGGTCGTCCCCTCCGCGGCTTTGACGGCGGCAACCCAGGCGCTGCTTTCCATGCAGTTCAAGGTCATGTCGGACCTGCGCCCTGGTCTGGGACATTCCATCGACGAGGAAGGGTTGAGCCTGGGCGCGGCCTTCTTGCGTCAGGTTCTGGTGGAAGGAGGTTTGCCGGAAAAAACGTAA
- a CDS encoding DNA-3-methyladenine glycosylase family protein produces MTNEAKQDETQRYALEALAKKDEKLASAYALCGLPPPPGHEAGLAGLLRIVMAQQVSVASARAIIARLEEASPGLKAENLIHFDETRLRGLGLSRQKAVYLRGLVAMVEGGELDFRHLVELDDEAAIAYLCRAKGVGRWTAEIYLLFSLGRPDVFPAGDLALQVAMQRLLRMRERPDTKKAAAVAKRRWRPYRGAAARFLWHLYRHPGLPD; encoded by the coding sequence ATGACCAACGAAGCCAAGCAAGATGAGACGCAGCGCTACGCTCTGGAAGCGCTGGCGAAAAAGGATGAAAAGCTCGCGTCTGCCTACGCGCTTTGTGGCCTGCCGCCGCCGCCCGGTCATGAAGCGGGGCTGGCGGGCCTCCTGCGGATCGTCATGGCACAACAGGTTTCTGTGGCCTCGGCCCGGGCCATTATCGCCCGCCTGGAGGAGGCCAGTCCCGGATTGAAGGCCGAAAACCTGATCCATTTTGATGAGACGAGGTTGCGTGGCCTCGGGTTGTCGCGCCAGAAAGCCGTGTACTTGCGCGGCTTGGTGGCGATGGTGGAAGGCGGGGAATTGGATTTCCGGCACCTGGTCGAACTGGATGACGAGGCCGCCATAGCCTACCTGTGCCGCGCCAAGGGAGTTGGGCGCTGGACGGCGGAAATTTACCTGTTGTTCAGCCTGGGACGGCCGGATGTCTTTCCGGCCGGAGATCTCGCTTTGCAAGTCGCCATGCAGCGCTTGCTGCGCATGCGTGAACGTCCTGATACCAAAAAGGCGGCGGCGGTTGCCAAGCGGCGCTGGCGTCCCTACCGTGGCGCGGCGGCGCGCTTCCTGTGGCATTTATATCGCCATCCGGGGTTGCCTGATTGA
- the gluQRS gene encoding tRNA glutamyl-Q(34) synthetase GluQRS, which translates to MTGSKIRHVTRFAPSPTGLMHLGHAHAALFAQRAAGPEGRFLLRIEDIDVTRCRSEFVDAIYQDLAWLGLTWETPVRRQSEHLDDYWEALEQLAARRLLYPCFCTRKEIEEEIARAGGAPHGPEGQLYPGLCRHLDGRERRDRIARGEGHAWRLDVERAAAEVGPLEWRDMSRGRQTADPLALGDVVLARKDIRTSYHLSVTLDDALQGVTLVTRGEDLMPATAIHRLLQALLELPVPEWHHHGLLLDDGGRRLAKRDAAMTLRALREAGRSSAEVRALAGFPD; encoded by the coding sequence ATGACAGGAAGCAAAATCCGCCACGTGACCCGTTTTGCGCCCTCTCCGACGGGCCTGATGCACCTTGGCCACGCCCACGCCGCCCTGTTCGCGCAGCGCGCTGCAGGGCCTGAGGGACGATTCCTCCTGCGGATCGAGGATATCGACGTCACCCGCTGCCGTTCGGAGTTCGTAGACGCCATCTATCAGGACTTGGCGTGGTTGGGTCTAACCTGGGAAACCCCGGTACGCCGTCAGTCGGAGCATTTGGACGACTACTGGGAGGCGTTGGAGCAATTGGCCGCACGGCGGCTGCTTTATCCCTGCTTCTGCACACGCAAAGAGATAGAAGAAGAGATCGCCCGCGCCGGCGGCGCACCGCATGGTCCCGAAGGGCAGCTCTATCCCGGCCTTTGCCGCCATTTGGATGGCCGTGAGCGCCGCGACCGGATTGCACGTGGCGAAGGCCACGCCTGGCGTCTGGATGTCGAGCGCGCCGCAGCGGAGGTCGGACCGTTGGAATGGCGTGACATGAGCCGCGGACGGCAGACAGCCGATCCCTTAGCACTGGGTGATGTGGTTCTGGCGCGCAAGGATATCAGGACGAGCTACCATCTTTCGGTCACGCTGGATGACGCGTTGCAGGGCGTCACGCTCGTAACGCGCGGCGAAGACCTGATGCCCGCCACTGCGATCCACCGCCTGTTGCAGGCCCTGTTGGAGCTGCCGGTCCCTGAGTGGCATCACCACGGGCTTCTGCTGGACGACGGCGGTCGGCGGCTGGCAAAACGCGATGCGGCAATGACTTTGCGCGCACTACGCGAAGCTGGGAGATCGTCTGCCGAGGTGCGGGCCCTGGCAGGTTTTCCCGACTGA
- a CDS encoding nucleoside deaminase: MELALDEARQAAKAGEVPVGAVLFDRRDGSVLAVAHNRVERDHDPTAHAEMLAIRSAAKRLGSKRLIDAELFVTLEPCPMCAQAISFARLARVVFGAYDPKAGGVEHGPRIFDQPGCNHRPDIVAGVQESQCGLLLKDFFQARR, encoded by the coding sequence ATGGAACTGGCATTGGACGAGGCGCGCCAAGCCGCAAAGGCTGGAGAGGTGCCGGTGGGCGCAGTCTTGTTTGATCGGCGCGACGGTTCCGTGTTGGCCGTGGCTCACAACCGGGTGGAACGTGATCATGATCCGACGGCGCATGCCGAGATGCTGGCCATCCGAAGCGCCGCAAAACGGCTGGGCTCCAAACGTCTTATCGACGCGGAGCTCTTCGTGACCCTGGAGCCCTGCCCGATGTGCGCGCAAGCCATTTCGTTTGCTCGCCTGGCGCGGGTTGTCTTTGGTGCCTACGACCCGAAGGCTGGTGGAGTGGAGCATGGCCCCCGTATCTTCGATCAGCCAGGCTGCAATCACCGGCCGGATATCGTGGCGGGCGTTCAGGAGAGTCAATGTGGGCTTTTGTTGAAGGATTTTTTCCAGGCCCGGCGTTGA
- a CDS encoding pseudouridine synthase, which translates to MASEDKEIQPEKSGKQRLAKAIARAGLCSRREAEAWIAEGRVTVNGETVLSPALDVTADHRITVDGRPLPAPERPRVFRFHKPAGVVVTARDELGRRTIYDLLPSGLPRLQPVGRLDLNTEGLLLLTNDGEVKRSLELPSRGWLRCYRVRVFGTVDEARLAALKDGLTIDGFSYGPIDAKLERKTESNAWLTMGLREGKNREIRKVLEHLGLMVNRLIRTSYGPLQLGNLTRGAVSEVPRGVLRDQMGIGEPIKDRTGFAKAKPRANRPLQKARRKPRTEENANRRR; encoded by the coding sequence ATGGCGTCCGAGGACAAGGAAATTCAACCAGAAAAATCCGGCAAGCAGCGCCTCGCCAAGGCCATTGCCCGTGCGGGACTCTGTTCGCGCCGGGAGGCGGAAGCCTGGATCGCCGAGGGCCGTGTTACGGTCAATGGGGAGACGGTTCTTAGTCCGGCGCTCGACGTGACCGCTGACCATCGCATCACCGTCGATGGCCGCCCCCTGCCCGCACCCGAGCGGCCGCGCGTGTTTCGCTTTCACAAGCCCGCTGGCGTGGTGGTAACCGCGCGCGACGAATTGGGGCGCCGCACAATTTATGATCTTCTGCCCTCTGGGCTGCCGCGCTTACAACCGGTCGGACGCCTGGACCTCAACACCGAAGGCCTGCTGTTATTGACCAACGACGGTGAGGTTAAGCGAAGCCTGGAGCTGCCGAGCCGCGGGTGGTTGCGTTGCTATCGGGTGCGCGTCTTCGGCACGGTTGACGAAGCCCGCTTGGCCGCCTTGAAGGACGGCCTGACAATCGACGGTTTCTCCTATGGTCCGATCGACGCGAAACTTGAACGCAAGACCGAATCCAACGCTTGGTTGACCATGGGCCTGCGCGAAGGAAAGAACCGCGAGATTCGCAAGGTGCTGGAGCATCTGGGCTTAATGGTCAACCGCCTGATCCGCACCAGTTATGGGCCTTTGCAACTGGGCAACCTGACGCGCGGTGCTGTTTCGGAGGTGCCGCGCGGCGTGCTGCGCGATCAAATGGGCATCGGCGAACCGATCAAGGACCGTACCGGCTTTGCGAAAGCCAAACCGCGCGCCAACCGCCCGTTGCAGAAAGCCCGACGTAAACCCAGGACGGAAGAGAATGCGAATCGTCGGCGGTGA
- the rsmD gene encoding 16S rRNA (guanine(966)-N(2))-methyltransferase RsmD codes for MRIVGGELKGRRLEAPEGRSVRPTSDRARESLFNILTQGRVARNGNPLAGARVLDGFAGSGALGIEALSRGAAEAFFLEKDRDALAVLRRNLATLNLGSRARVVPADILSPPRAVQPCDILFLDPPYRTGLAEPAFKALAAAGWIAPGALISLETARNEDFEAPAGYTQIDERHYGNARLTLFQYEADEP; via the coding sequence ATGCGAATCGTCGGCGGTGAGTTAAAGGGACGACGTCTGGAGGCGCCGGAGGGTAGAAGTGTACGTCCAACCTCCGACCGCGCTCGTGAATCGCTTTTCAATATCCTGACTCAAGGCCGCGTCGCGCGGAACGGCAATCCCCTGGCCGGCGCCAGGGTCCTGGATGGCTTCGCAGGCAGCGGCGCACTGGGGATCGAGGCCCTGTCACGGGGTGCGGCGGAGGCCTTCTTCCTGGAAAAGGACCGCGATGCTTTGGCGGTGCTGCGCCGCAATCTCGCGACCCTGAATCTCGGCAGTCGGGCCCGTGTGGTGCCCGCGGACATTTTGTCGCCACCGCGCGCAGTCCAGCCTTGTGATATCCTCTTTCTGGATCCGCCCTACCGGACCGGATTGGCGGAACCCGCCTTCAAGGCACTTGCCGCCGCCGGGTGGATAGCACCCGGTGCGTTGATTTCTCTTGAAACCGCCCGTAATGAGGACTTCGAAGCACCGGCCGGATATACGCAAATCGACGAACGCCATTACGGAAACGCAAGGCTGACCCTATTTCAATACGAGGCGGATGAACCGTAA
- the pgsA gene encoding CDP-diacylglycerol--glycerol-3-phosphate 3-phosphatidyltransferase — MASRLPNHLTLARIAAIVPLAVLIVTPGVWAAWLAFLLYLAAALTDWLDGYLARKLGSVSAVGKFLDPIADKMLVAAVLIMLVADHRLIDWNLIPVLLILGRELLVSGLREYLGQKAVALPVSQLAKWKTGLQMTAQGAIILAPGLPALGFVNGVGILLLWAATLLTVITGGDYLRRAIRYLRAA, encoded by the coding sequence ATGGCAAGCAGGCTCCCCAATCACCTGACACTCGCGCGCATTGCCGCCATCGTTCCGCTGGCCGTGTTGATCGTGACGCCCGGGGTTTGGGCCGCGTGGTTGGCTTTTTTACTCTATCTTGCCGCAGCCCTGACGGATTGGCTGGATGGTTATCTCGCGAGAAAGCTTGGCTCCGTCTCAGCCGTTGGAAAGTTCCTCGATCCCATCGCCGACAAGATGCTGGTTGCCGCCGTCCTGATCATGCTGGTTGCCGACCACCGCCTTATCGACTGGAACTTGATCCCGGTACTCTTGATTCTGGGCCGCGAACTGCTGGTCTCCGGCCTGAGGGAGTATCTCGGTCAAAAGGCTGTCGCTCTGCCTGTCAGCCAACTGGCAAAGTGGAAAACAGGCCTTCAAATGACCGCGCAAGGCGCGATTATTCTGGCCCCGGGCCTGCCTGCCTTGGGCTTCGTCAACGGCGTCGGAATTCTACTGCTCTGGGCCGCAACGCTGCTTACCGTCATTACAGGTGGCGACTACCTGCGCCGCGCCATCCGCTACCTTCGGGCCGCGTGA
- the mobB gene encoding molybdopterin-guanine dinucleotide biosynthesis protein B, with product MKIFGLAGWSGSGKTTLMVKLLGELVSRGYRVSTIKHAHHAFDVDKPGKDSYEHRQAGAAEVMVSSAQRWALMHEHRGAPEPTVKDLVAQMTPVDLLLIEGFKRESHPKLEVHRPGVGKPLLQPEDPQVVAVASDSRLDGLSVPVLDLDDVSAIADFILTHQGLTLRKEGVA from the coding sequence TTGAAGATTTTTGGTCTCGCCGGATGGAGCGGCAGCGGCAAAACGACCCTGATGGTTAAGCTGCTTGGCGAACTGGTGTCCCGTGGATACCGCGTTTCCACCATCAAACACGCCCACCATGCTTTCGATGTGGACAAACCCGGCAAGGACTCCTACGAGCATCGCCAGGCAGGCGCGGCAGAGGTCATGGTTTCCTCCGCGCAGCGCTGGGCTTTAATGCATGAGCATCGCGGCGCGCCCGAGCCCACCGTCAAGGATCTGGTCGCCCAAATGACCCCCGTTGACCTGCTGTTGATCGAAGGCTTTAAGCGGGAAAGCCATCCCAAGCTCGAAGTTCATCGTCCCGGCGTGGGCAAACCGCTGCTACAACCGGAAGACCCGCAAGTCGTTGCCGTGGCCAGCGACAGTCGTTTGGACGGCCTGTCGGTTCCGGTTCTGGACCTGGATGATGTGTCAGCCATCGCCGACTTCATCCTGACACACCAGGGCCTGACATTGCGCAAGGAAGGGGTTGCCTGA
- a CDS encoding molybdopterin molybdotransferase MoeA, with product MAQLSDDCFAHGGRLMPLAEALSAIAERSVVLCDSEVQPLADCLGRILAEPLVCAFDVPPHANSAVDGYAVFHADLSADRETRLPVTGRVAAGTSLGRAAKPGEAIRIFTGAPLPEGPDTVMMQEDCRLEGDTVIIAPGIKKGANSRRAGEDIKAGSQVLVPGQRLRAQDLGQAAAAGNTALKVYRPLRIALFSTGNELRQPGTALEPGSIYDSNRFTLLGLLKGLGCTITDLGILPDRHAVIRDALEVAAKSHDVIVTSGGVSVGEEDHMKQAVEDLGKLHLWRLAIKPGRPIALGQVGVVPFVGLPGNPVAVMVTFLNVVRPLLLGLMGARDVTARRFKVRADFTHKKKVDRREWVRATLSPLPDGGWAASKFPRQGAGILSSMVESDGLVELGEDVTELAPGTMVDFLPFSEVMP from the coding sequence ATGGCGCAGCTCAGCGATGATTGCTTTGCTCACGGCGGGCGGTTGATGCCACTAGCAGAAGCGTTGTCGGCCATCGCCGAACGCAGCGTCGTTCTCTGCGACAGCGAGGTTCAACCGCTTGCGGACTGTCTGGGGCGTATCCTGGCCGAACCCCTTGTTTGTGCTTTTGATGTGCCGCCCCACGCCAACTCGGCTGTCGATGGCTACGCCGTCTTCCACGCCGATCTTTCGGCCGATCGGGAAACCCGCCTGCCGGTCACCGGGCGCGTCGCAGCGGGCACATCGCTCGGGCGTGCGGCAAAGCCCGGCGAAGCGATCCGCATTTTTACCGGCGCGCCGCTGCCCGAGGGCCCCGACACCGTGATGATGCAGGAAGACTGCCGCCTGGAGGGCGACACGGTGATTATTGCACCGGGAATCAAGAAGGGCGCGAACAGCCGCAGGGCGGGGGAGGACATTAAGGCCGGCTCGCAGGTTCTAGTTCCCGGGCAGCGGCTACGCGCTCAGGACCTGGGTCAGGCTGCTGCGGCCGGCAACACGGCCTTGAAGGTTTACCGGCCTCTTCGCATCGCCCTTTTTTCCACCGGCAACGAATTGCGGCAACCCGGGACGGCGTTGGAACCAGGGTCAATTTACGATTCCAACCGCTTCACGCTGTTGGGCCTCCTCAAGGGACTCGGCTGCACGATCACCGACCTTGGCATCCTGCCTGATCGTCATGCCGTGATTCGCGATGCCCTGGAGGTTGCGGCAAAAAGTCACGATGTCATCGTCACCTCGGGAGGCGTATCAGTCGGTGAGGAGGATCACATGAAGCAAGCGGTCGAGGATCTGGGCAAGCTGCACCTCTGGCGCTTGGCGATCAAACCGGGGCGGCCCATCGCCCTTGGACAGGTCGGCGTCGTACCCTTTGTCGGTCTACCGGGTAACCCGGTCGCCGTCATGGTGACCTTCCTAAACGTGGTGCGCCCCCTGTTGTTGGGCCTGATGGGCGCCCGCGACGTGACGGCGCGCCGCTTCAAGGTGCGGGCGGATTTCACACACAAGAAGAAAGTAGACCGGCGCGAATGGGTGCGCGCGACGCTCAGCCCCCTGCCCGACGGCGGTTGGGCGGCGTCCAAATTCCCGCGCCAGGGTGCCGGCATTCTTTCCTCGATGGTGGAGAGCGACGGGTTGGTCGAGCTTGGCGAGGATGTGACCGAGCTGGCGCCGGGAACCATGGTAGACTTTCTGCCCTTCAGTGAGGTTATGCCGTGA
- the moaD gene encoding molybdopterin converting factor subunit 1 — translation MRLLYFAWLRQKTGIGEEEIAPPPEVATVGALLDWLERRGPGFADALADRAAIRVAVNQDYARESDPVKPGDEVALFPPVTGG, via the coding sequence ATGAGATTGCTTTATTTTGCCTGGCTCCGACAGAAGACTGGGATTGGCGAGGAGGAGATCGCTCCCCCGCCGGAAGTGGCAACCGTGGGCGCATTGCTCGATTGGCTGGAAAGGCGTGGGCCGGGTTTTGCCGATGCACTGGCCGACCGGGCGGCCATTCGCGTCGCCGTCAACCAGGACTACGCCCGCGAGAGCGATCCGGTGAAACCCGGTGACGAAGTCGCGCTCTTCCCCCCCGTCACAGGAGGCTGA
- a CDS encoding molybdenum cofactor biosynthesis protein MoaE → MIRVQAEDFDLGREMAALTAGNHRIGGLCVFVGLVRDMASGEGIAAMTLEHYPGMTEKMLAKIEAEAKDRWPLEASLIIHRYGRLEPGDQIVLVATASPHREAAFEACHFLIDWLKTQAPFWKLEDKGSGAAWVEARDSDDAAVQRWRKEAPIKDR, encoded by the coding sequence ATGATCCGGGTACAAGCGGAGGACTTCGACCTTGGCCGGGAAATGGCGGCCCTGACGGCTGGCAATCATCGGATTGGCGGACTCTGCGTTTTCGTGGGCCTTGTGCGCGATATGGCGAGCGGCGAAGGTATCGCCGCGATGACGCTGGAGCATTACCCCGGCATGACCGAGAAGATGCTGGCTAAGATCGAGGCCGAGGCAAAGGACCGGTGGCCCCTGGAAGCAAGCCTCATCATTCACCGCTACGGCCGCCTTGAGCCCGGCGACCAGATCGTGCTGGTGGCCACCGCCAGCCCGCACCGGGAAGCCGCCTTCGAGGCCTGCCATTTCCTGATCGATTGGCTGAAGACCCAAGCCCCCTTCTGGAAGTTGGAGGATAAGGGCTCCGGCGCTGCCTGGGTGGAAGCCCGCGACAGCGACGACGCCGCCGTCCAGCGCTGGCGCAAGGAAGCCCCCATCAAGGATCGATGA